The Mycoplasmopsis gallinacea genome includes a window with the following:
- a CDS encoding serine/threonine-protein kinase: MNKTKIALIPNSKVFKKYKIIRILGNGGMGTVFLVSKLENEKELFALKYRHLDHNQDNQKRFNEEINIIKQIKSKHIPYYVEDYQDEYEQYYIMEYVKGKTLYDIIHENGYLTSRLAVNYIRQILEGIGELHALGIIHRDIKSHNILVNDEQKIKIIDLGISITNNSQRITKANSIVCSSYYAAPEYLDKNKPINKTVDIYSIGIILYETLAGKYPFEGKSESDTILMHKNDKFPNILEVRQQREVPQSVVNIMLKATAKDPSKRYQSAWEMQIDLKTCLSSKRMLEKPINAKTTKPKKTWVDIINSKAFLISAIAVIIVLIILSFVVLALYN, from the coding sequence ATGAACAAAACTAAAATTGCATTAATTCCAAATTCAAAAGTATTTAAAAAATACAAAATCATTCGTATCTTAGGTAATGGCGGAATGGGGACTGTTTTTTTAGTAAGCAAACTTGAAAATGAAAAAGAACTTTTTGCACTTAAGTATAGACATTTAGATCATAATCAGGATAACCAAAAGCGTTTTAACGAAGAAATTAACATCATCAAGCAAATTAAATCAAAACACATCCCTTATTATGTTGAAGATTATCAAGATGAATACGAGCAATATTACATAATGGAATATGTTAAGGGAAAAACTTTATATGACATTATCCACGAAAATGGATATCTCACTTCTAGACTTGCAGTTAATTATATTCGACAAATTTTAGAAGGAATTGGTGAGCTTCATGCTCTTGGAATCATTCACCGCGATATTAAAAGTCATAACATTTTAGTTAATGATGAACAAAAAATTAAGATCATTGACTTAGGAATTTCGATTACAAACAATTCACAAAGAATTACTAAGGCAAATTCAATTGTATGTAGCTCATATTATGCAGCACCTGAATATTTAGATAAAAACAAACCCATTAACAAAACAGTTGATATTTATTCGATTGGAATTATTCTTTACGAAACCCTTGCTGGTAAATATCCTTTTGAAGGCAAAAGTGAATCCGATACTATTTTGATGCATAAAAACGATAAGTTTCCAAATATTTTAGAAGTGCGCCAGCAAAGGGAAGTTCCCCAATCAGTAGTCAATATTATGTTAAAAGCTACTGCAAAAGATCCAAGTAAAAGGTATCAAAGCGCATGAGAGATGCAAATAGATTTAAAAACTTGCCTTTCTTCAAAAAGAATGCTTGAAAAACCAATTAATGCAAAAACAACAAAACCAAAAAAAACTTGAGTAGACATCATTAATTCAAAAGCTTTTTTAATTAGTGCTATAGCTGTTATTATTGTTTTAATCATCCTATCTTTTGTGGTATTAGCACTTTATAATTAA
- the rsgA gene encoding ribosome small subunit-dependent GTPase A, producing the protein MKGKIFSIVAGQYLINDENNNLITLPAAGKLRHMQVVPLVGDNVEFENGMLQEVYPRENEFVRPKVANIDQMIVCMSIKEPNFQPYLIDKYLAIIEEKNIKPILFFTKSDLDQLESHKWFTYYKNMNYDVYLINNNNNEVKKLKGLFKDKYSVFMGQSGVGKTTTLNNLSNSNYQTQSISKALGRGKHTTRVVQIIPFNEGYLVDTPGFSSLNLDMDAFTLSRSFDIFKKYAPMCKYRSCLHINEKLQDCAIKQKVEESIITMLRYENYLKMQNELKEKVK; encoded by the coding sequence ATGAAAGGAAAAATATTTTCAATTGTAGCAGGACAATATTTAATTAATGACGAAAATAACAACTTAATTACACTCCCTGCTGCTGGTAAATTAAGACATATGCAAGTTGTGCCACTTGTTGGTGATAATGTAGAATTTGAAAATGGGATGCTTCAAGAAGTTTATCCACGTGAAAACGAATTTGTTAGACCTAAAGTAGCTAATATTGATCAAATGATAGTATGCATGTCAATTAAAGAACCTAATTTTCAACCTTATTTAATTGATAAATATTTAGCAATTATTGAAGAAAAAAACATTAAACCAATTTTGTTTTTTACTAAATCTGACTTAGATCAACTTGAAAGTCACAAATGATTTACATATTACAAAAACATGAATTATGATGTTTATTTAATCAACAATAATAACAATGAAGTTAAAAAACTAAAAGGGCTTTTTAAAGATAAATACTCTGTGTTTATGGGGCAATCAGGAGTTGGTAAAACAACAACTTTAAATAATTTAAGCAATAGTAATTACCAAACTCAAAGCATTTCTAAAGCCTTAGGAAGAGGAAAACATACTACAAGGGTAGTTCAAATTATTCCTTTTAATGAAGGATATTTAGTTGATACTCCTGGTTTTAGCTCTCTAAATTTAGACATGGATGCTTTTACGCTTAGCCGTAGCTTTGATATTTTCAAAAAATATGCGCCTATGTGTAAATATAGATCATGTCTGCACATCAATGAGAAATTACAGGATTGTGCAATTAAACAAAAAGTAGAAGAGAGTATAATTACTATGTTAAGATATGAAAATTATCTTAAGATGCAAAATGAATTGAAAGAGAAGGTAAAATAA
- a CDS encoding ribulose-phosphate 3-epimerase, which translates to MTKYVTPSLLNVEPENRLKMANTLVNEGIRWIHYDIMDGEFVPNTAIKIKEIENINQHGLAHIKDAHLMVLEPYEYFESVKNHVDIVTFHYEAIEDDLERFEEFLDENQHEFKIGLAIKPNTPVEAIESFLPKLTLVLVMSVEPGKGGQKFIETSIDKIKSLREKRNKHGYEFLIQVDGGINDTTGPLCFAAGADACVAGTFLVKNPTKATIDSILGKFAK; encoded by the coding sequence ATGACAAAATATGTTACTCCAAGCTTATTAAATGTTGAACCTGAAAATCGTTTAAAGATGGCTAATACACTTGTTAATGAAGGAATTAGATGAATTCACTACGATATTATGGATGGTGAATTTGTCCCAAATACAGCCATCAAAATCAAAGAAATAGAAAATATTAATCAGCATGGACTTGCTCACATTAAAGATGCACATTTAATGGTTCTTGAACCTTATGAATATTTTGAAAGTGTTAAGAATCACGTGGATATAGTAACATTTCACTATGAAGCAATTGAAGACGATTTAGAAAGATTTGAAGAATTTTTAGACGAAAATCAACACGAATTCAAAATTGGACTTGCAATTAAACCTAATACCCCAGTAGAAGCTATTGAATCTTTCTTACCTAAATTAACACTTGTTTTAGTTATGTCAGTAGAACCAGGTAAAGGTGGACAAAAATTCATCGAAACTTCAATTGACAAAATTAAAAGTTTAAGAGAAAAAAGAAATAAACATGGATATGAATTTTTAATCCAAGTTGATGGTGGAATTAATGATACCACTGGTCCGCTTTGCTTTGCAGCAGGTGCTGATGCTTGTGTAGCTGGAACATTTTTAGTTAAAAATCCTACTAAAGCTACAATTGATTCTATTTTAGGTAAATTTGCAAAATAA
- the gltX gene encoding glutamate--tRNA ligase → MKKIRTRYAPSPTGYLHIGGARTALFCYLFAKHFGGDFIFRLEDTDVKRNVEKGEESQLNNLAWLGIIPDESPYKPNPKHGNYRQSEKLDIYRKIANELIQKGFAYKAYDNSEELEAQKSESDAKGIPSFRYDRNWLKISEEEKQRRDANGEYSIRFSMPDNEIYKWDDIVRGEISFNSSDLGDWVIYKSDGYPTYNFAVVVDDHDMEISHVLRGEEHIGNTPKQLAIYKALNWEAPQFGHLTIITNMEGKKLSKRDLTLKQFIEDYKNEGYVPEAIFNFLALLGWTSSDAQEVMDHQTLINKFDPERLSKSPSKFDIGKMNWFSKQYMKNQNNSIIASNLKVEELNLDSEWLNLFIDTFKQSAVTYSEIRSHLNQYLNPVVAKVQFEEKDLNVITTFKALLEEVIANNEFEVEKIQAMINLTQEKTGAKGKNLFMPIRLMATNAEHGPELAKAIYLFGDKVVAERLKQYDN, encoded by the coding sequence ATGAAGAAAATAAGAACACGTTACGCACCTAGTCCAACTGGTTATTTACACATCGGAGGAGCTAGAACCGCACTTTTTTGTTATCTTTTTGCTAAACATTTTGGTGGTGATTTCATTTTTAGATTAGAAGATACAGATGTTAAAAGAAATGTTGAAAAAGGAGAAGAAAGTCAATTAAACAACTTAGCTTGATTAGGAATTATTCCTGATGAATCTCCTTATAAACCAAATCCAAAACATGGAAATTATCGTCAAAGTGAAAAATTAGATATTTATAGAAAAATTGCTAATGAATTAATTCAAAAAGGTTTTGCTTACAAAGCTTATGACAATTCAGAAGAACTTGAAGCTCAAAAAAGCGAAAGTGATGCTAAGGGTATCCCAAGTTTTAGATATGATAGAAACTGATTAAAAATTAGCGAAGAAGAAAAACAAAGAAGAGACGCTAATGGTGAATACTCAATTAGATTTTCAATGCCTGATAATGAAATTTATAAATGAGATGATATTGTTAGAGGTGAAATTTCATTCAACTCAAGTGATTTAGGTGATTGAGTTATTTACAAATCTGATGGATACCCAACATACAACTTTGCTGTTGTTGTAGATGATCACGATATGGAAATTTCACATGTACTTCGTGGTGAAGAACATATTGGAAATACACCAAAACAATTAGCTATTTACAAAGCTTTAAATTGAGAAGCTCCACAATTTGGACACTTAACAATCATTACTAATATGGAAGGTAAAAAACTTTCAAAACGTGATTTAACATTAAAACAATTTATTGAAGATTACAAAAATGAAGGTTATGTCCCTGAAGCTATTTTTAACTTCTTAGCTCTTTTAGGATGAACATCTAGTGATGCACAAGAAGTTATGGATCACCAAACTTTAATCAATAAATTTGATCCTGAAAGATTAAGCAAATCACCATCTAAATTTGATATCGGTAAAATGAATTGATTCTCAAAACAATACATGAAAAACCAAAACAATAGCATTATTGCAAGCAATTTAAAAGTGGAAGAGTTAAATTTAGATTCAGAGTGATTAAACTTATTTATCGATACTTTTAAACAAAGCGCTGTAACTTATAGCGAAATTAGATCTCATTTAAATCAATATTTAAATCCTGTTGTTGCTAAAGTTCAATTCGAAGAAAAAGACTTAAATGTAATTACAACTTTTAAAGCTCTTCTTGAAGAAGTAATTGCTAATAATGAATTTGAAGTTGAAAAAATACAAGCAATGATTAATTTAACACAAGAAAAAACAGGTGCAAAAGGTAAAAACTTATTTATGCCAATTAGATTAATGGCAACAAATGCTGAACATGGTCCTGAACTTGCAAAAGCAATTTACCTTTTTGGTGATAAAGTAGTTGCGGAAAGGTTAAAGCAATATGACAATTAA
- a CDS encoding DUF2179 domain-containing protein gives MEQNIEEQNCNDSKISNHIVKKNTIYKRTKMSNFGLKLSSLYTNMPLYKIVLITIAVAIFFGVISVFLVKNVGIYNFGLAAFGQSFARLTKVLIKEGSMSSQVRNLIDQFIFWIAYIILSIPIFIFGYKKIGSLFTNLTVIFLVVSSVVSFSIGLIPGANDVYLIGDFSNKDVKDNLTEWQKPLSDLIPLSWSYKDSGNIISLMLYSILYGYLLAWIFAIIQIIGGTAGVTGVIGEWYANTKQKSFGSISGYMNIIIVLICVGIGSYLPGSIVLKDANNARAWNFELYLSPNFIATILTNVVYILTLNKLYPKFKLVRLEIYSQKWQEVQKVIINDRKIVTGITIFRAKGGFKGSDINVVTSIALFRHVLRLISDVRKVDKNAFISVSDVTSIDGHVYLPEEKF, from the coding sequence ATGGAACAAAATATAGAAGAACAAAACTGCAATGATTCTAAAATTTCGAATCATATAGTTAAGAAAAATACTATTTACAAAAGAACAAAAATGTCTAATTTTGGTCTTAAACTTAGTTCACTTTATACCAACATGCCTTTATACAAAATTGTTTTAATAACTATTGCTGTTGCCATCTTTTTTGGTGTAATTAGCGTATTTTTGGTTAAAAACGTTGGTATTTACAATTTTGGTCTAGCTGCTTTTGGGCAATCATTTGCTAGATTAACAAAAGTTCTTATCAAAGAAGGTTCAATGTCTTCTCAAGTAAGAAACTTAATTGACCAATTCATTTTCTGAATTGCATACATTATCTTAAGTATTCCTATTTTTATTTTTGGTTATAAAAAAATTGGTTCTTTATTTACTAATTTAACAGTTATCTTTTTGGTTGTATCATCTGTTGTCTCATTTTCAATTGGGCTTATTCCAGGGGCAAATGATGTGTATTTAATTGGGGATTTTAGCAATAAAGATGTTAAAGATAATCTTACTGAATGACAAAAACCATTAAGTGATTTAATCCCTCTTTCATGAAGTTATAAAGATAGTGGTAACATTATTTCATTAATGCTTTATTCAATTTTATATGGTTATTTACTTGCTTGAATTTTTGCAATCATCCAAATTATCGGTGGTACAGCAGGAGTTACAGGTGTTATTGGTGAATGATACGCAAATACAAAACAAAAATCTTTTGGTTCAATTTCTGGATATATGAACATTATTATTGTCTTAATTTGTGTCGGAATAGGTTCATATCTTCCTGGTTCAATTGTGCTAAAAGACGCAAATAATGCAAGAGCATGAAACTTTGAATTATATTTATCACCTAATTTTATAGCTACAATTCTTACTAATGTTGTGTATATCCTTACACTTAACAAACTTTATCCTAAATTCAAACTTGTTAGATTGGAAATTTATTCACAAAAATGACAAGAAGTTCAAAAGGTAATTATTAATGATAGAAAAATTGTTACTGGAATTACAATTTTCAGAGCTAAAGGTGGATTTAAAGGATCAGATATTAATGTCGTAACTTCAATTGCTCTTTTCAGACACGTTCTTAGATTAATTTCTGATGTTAGAAAAGTGGACAAAAATGCCTTTATTTCAGTGTCAGACGTTACAAGTATTGATGGACATGTATACTTACCAGAAGAAAAATTTTAA
- a CDS encoding thermonuclease family protein, whose protein sequence is MQSTKLEKVKLLKVLDGDTVKIDLKDKTITVRLFAIDTPETLKLGINDEESFALYENAWGEVAKKEFMKLLKKHNNKDLFYLKISADKYHREVGILFFKENLDIKDSINYYLVANGLARVAYFSFDKWKSPFYLKNEEQRTFVKELLNGQSQAVNNKMGFWKAGLQNVFAKEWK, encoded by the coding sequence GTGCAAAGCACTAAGTTAGAAAAGGTAAAGCTGCTTAAAGTTTTAGACGGAGATACTGTAAAAATAGATTTAAAAGACAAAACTATAACAGTCAGATTATTTGCAATTGATACTCCTGAGACATTAAAACTTGGAATTAACGACGAAGAAAGTTTTGCTCTGTATGAAAACGCATGAGGTGAAGTAGCTAAAAAAGAGTTCATGAAATTGCTCAAAAAACATAACAATAAAGATCTTTTTTATCTGAAAATATCGGCAGACAAGTATCATCGAGAGGTTGGTATTTTGTTTTTTAAAGAAAACTTGGATATAAAAGATTCAATTAATTACTATTTAGTAGCTAATGGTTTAGCTAGAGTAGCTTATTTTTCTTTTGATAAGTGAAAATCACCTTTTTATTTAAAAAATGAGGAACAAAGAACATTTGTAAAAGAACTTTTAAATGGACAAAGTCAAGCTGTAAATAATAAAATGGGATTTTGAAAAGCAGGTTTACAGAATGTCTTTGCCAAGGAGTGAAAATAA
- a CDS encoding deoxynucleoside kinase, whose translation MTIAISGMTSSGKSSLTSNLHNHFQNSLRLNEFEEDDEMFYTMLKWHLDHKSHATLTFETYIMASHVRNLRQLKDEFENKKMNPEKDFIFLDRFSVEHLIFGEVAFNDIDPEAFEVYQAATSKLISKDALPDYAIFLDLSFESFKERIFERNRKSEIESWDSNEEYWKRLHGLYKVTFERLCKEYNVKYFIVNTDGLKKEQTFEKVLNLIKAEIINK comes from the coding sequence ATGACAATTGCAATTAGCGGAATGACCAGTAGCGGAAAGAGCAGTTTAACGTCAAATTTACACAATCATTTTCAAAATTCATTAAGATTAAATGAATTTGAAGAAGATGATGAAATGTTTTATACAATGTTAAAGTGACATTTAGATCATAAATCACATGCAACTTTAACGTTTGAAACTTACATTATGGCTTCACATGTAAGAAACTTAAGACAGCTCAAGGATGAATTTGAAAATAAAAAAATGAATCCTGAAAAAGATTTTATTTTCTTAGACCGTTTTTCAGTTGAGCATTTAATTTTTGGAGAAGTAGCTTTTAATGATATTGACCCTGAAGCTTTTGAAGTATATCAAGCTGCAACTAGTAAATTGATTAGTAAAGATGCATTGCCAGATTATGCAATCTTCCTAGATTTAAGCTTTGAAAGTTTCAAAGAAAGAATTTTTGAACGAAACCGTAAAAGCGAAATTGAAAGTTGAGATAGTAATGAAGAATACTGAAAAAGACTGCATGGGCTTTATAAAGTCACTTTCGAAAGACTTTGCAAAGAATACAATGTTAAATACTTTATTGTTAATACAGACGGACTAAAAAAAGAACAAACATTTGAAAAAGTATTAAACCTTATCAAGGCAGAAATTATCAACAAATAG
- a CDS encoding N-acetylmuramic acid 6-phosphate etherase, protein MIKNKIAALATEQRNVRSKNFSSFSTEQMVETIALEDSLIANEIQKQKKAIAKLINTLYKQVKAGGRLIYIGAGTSGKIGSLDATEIHSTFGAKDKVFALIAGGTEALYKPLEGFEDSPEQIIEHLKELNVTNKDVIVGLSASGRTPYVISGLKYAKELGCKNALICNSNTKISDFKVDHIIFINTGPEVITGSTRMKAATSQKMVCNILTTSLMTKLGYVRENYMVNVVPNNLKLEQRCINMIADMAKISYEEAQKSFNLTRNVVISLYMILDKLSLEKAKAKYAKNYQN, encoded by the coding sequence ATGATTAAAAATAAAATAGCTGCATTAGCTACTGAACAAAGAAATGTTCGTAGCAAAAACTTTTCTTCTTTTTCAACCGAACAAATGGTTGAAACTATTGCTTTAGAAGATTCACTTATTGCTAACGAAATCCAAAAACAGAAAAAGGCAATTGCAAAGCTTATAAATACCCTTTATAAGCAAGTTAAAGCTGGTGGGAGATTAATTTACATTGGAGCTGGAACTAGCGGTAAAATTGGTTCTTTAGATGCAACCGAAATTCATTCTACATTTGGGGCTAAAGATAAAGTTTTCGCTCTAATTGCTGGTGGAACAGAAGCTTTATATAAACCACTAGAAGGTTTTGAAGATAGCCCTGAACAAATCATTGAGCATTTAAAAGAGCTTAACGTTACAAATAAAGATGTGATTGTAGGCTTAAGCGCTTCAGGAAGAACTCCTTATGTTATTTCGGGCCTTAAATATGCAAAAGAACTTGGGTGCAAAAATGCTTTAATTTGCAATTCTAATACCAAAATTAGCGACTTTAAAGTAGATCATATAATTTTCATTAACACAGGTCCAGAAGTTATAACAGGATCAACCAGAATGAAAGCTGCTACATCTCAAAAAATGGTATGTAACATCCTGACAACTTCGCTTATGACAAAGCTTGGTTATGTTAGAGAAAACTACATGGTTAATGTAGTTCCAAATAATTTAAAGCTTGAACAAAGATGCATCAATATGATTGCGGATATGGCTAAAATTTCGTATGAAGAAGCTCAAAAATCTTTCAATCTTACTCGCAATGTTGTAATTTCTCTTTATATGATTTTGGATAAATTATCCTTAGAGAAAGCTAAAGCTAAATATGCCAAAAATTATCAAAATTAA